The Chitinophagales bacterium genomic interval ATTTTAATCCCGGAACCGGCATTTACAACCTGACTGCAACCGGACCAGATGCCACCTTTATCCTCAAGCTCGATGATAACGGAAATTTCGTATGGGCTAAATCCATCAGCGGCTCTTCCTCCACCTTGTCATTCGACCTTGATGTGGACGACCTGGGCAATGTGATCACCGGCGGCGAATTCTGGGGCACCTGCGATTTTGATCCTGGAAACGGCACACAATCCATGTCGGCTTTCGCCTTCGGGTCTGATGCGTTTTTGCTGCAGCTCGATGCAGACGGTAATTACGGATGGGTTGATGTATTCAGCGGGGAACAAGATGAATGGGTTAACTCCATTGATATCGGCAACAACGGAAGCATTGGCGTGAGCGGTGTCTTTCAGGGCACCATGGATTTTGATCCGGGTTCCGGAACGTTTAATCTTATCAGCCATGGCGGTTACGATTTGTTCGCGCTGCGACTGCATGGCGGCGACGGCAGTTTGCAATGGGCTGTTTCAGCAGGAGGTACCTTTAATGAACAAGCCGGTGAACTGGATGTCGCTTCATACGGAGATTATTATATCAGTGGTGCATTTTCAGGCACCGTTGATTTCGATCCCGGCGCCGGCGTTTTCAACCTCACTGATCCGGGCATCAGCAGTATTTTTTACCTGCGGCTTGACAGTGGAGGCAACTTTGTGAATGCCTATGGATTCGGCAGCACACTGTCATCGTCCATAGGTCATTCTATTCATGCTGATGATGAAGGCCGCATCACACTGGCAGGTGCATTTGAACAAACCATCGATTTCAATCCAGGAACGCCTGTCTTCAACTTAGCCTCCTCATTAGGCACAAGCGATTGCTTCGTGCAGCAGATGAGTGTATGTCTTACGCGGTATGCTGAAGTCAATACTGCTATTTGTTCGGGTGACAGCATTTTCGCAGGTGGTGCTTACCAGAAAACGCCGGGCACCTACATTGATAACCTGTTGACGCCGAAAGGGTGTGACTCCATTGTCACAACAAATCTTTCCGTACTGCCAAATTCCGTTACGCTGCTGACCGATACTTTTTGTGAAGGCGATGTATATCTTTTTCAAGGCAGCGTGCTGGACTCGGCCGGCATTTATACAGCACACCTTCCGGCGGAGAATGGCTGTGATTCTGCTATTACCTTATCGCTTGGTATGTATCAGCGTTATGATGTCATTGTGTATGACAGCATCTGTGAAGGCAGCACCTATCTTTTCAACGGTTTGGAAATTACGGAAGCAGGAACTTATACCGCGGATCTGTTTGCCATCACCGGCTGCGATTCAACGGTAACCCTGATGCTTAGCATGCTGCCCGGCTATGATACCTTGCTGGAAGCCACCATCTGCGAAGGCAGCACTTACTTTTTTAACGGAGCTGAAATCTCCACGGAAGGCACTTATATAGCACAACTCCATTCCGTTAACGGATGTGATTCAACGATAACGCTTACACTGCAGGTTTTACCCTTACAGCTCACAGAATTCTATGACAGTATCTGTGAAGGCGAAACGATACTGTTCAACGGTACGGAACTCGATGCCGGAGGCGACTATTCATTCACCGTTGCCGGCAGTAACGGTTGCGACTCTACGGTAACGCTTCACCTCACCGCTACCGTTATCAATGCTTCGGTGACAATATCCAATGATACACTTTTTGCCACGGGCAATGGAAGCGTGCAATGGATCTTTTGTGAAAGTGGCTTGCCCGTGCCGGATGCCGATCAGCCGGTTTTTGTGCCGGGTTTCGCCGGCAATTTCGCTGCTGTATTTACCAATGGCAACTGCACGGATACCACGGCATGCAGTTATTATACGGCCTTGCCGGAACAACAGCATGATTTCTATGTTGCACTTTTCCCTAATCCTGCAAGCGAAAAAGTAACGCTGTGGCTGCGCAATTATACAGGGCCGGTGAATCTTACATTGAGAAATGTTATCGGTGAAGTATTGCTGCAAACTGAATTCATATCAAAAACAGAAATTTCACTGCAACAAGTGCCGGCAGGTTTGTATTTCCTGTATCTGTCGGGCAACGGAATGAAGGCGTTGGAGAAGCTGGTGATTGAGCAGTAAAGCGGAATAGCGTAAATGATTTCAGTCATTACGTTGTTTGTTTCAGGTGCTGAAATTAATGCAGGATAACCGCTGCTGCGTAGAACGTTTCGGGGGTTTGCGATGGCGGGCTTTATTAGCACTAAACTTCATTCGGAGAATTGAACTTCCAGCTTGCACAAATGTGTCTGCGAAGCACGGAACCCCCGCTATTGCCAACCCCTTATTAGCGGCTGTAAAACTGTTCGAATGAAGCTCGTCAGCCCGAAGTCCGAACACACTTTGTTGTGGCTTGTGAATATCAGTCAAGATATTTTTTGTAAGTAGGTCTGTAACCGAATAAATATGAAAATGGTGTCAGGATAATGAACAGAATTTTTTGAACTGCAAAGGGTGGCTTAGAAAGTCGGAACACATCGGAATATTTATTTGCCATTAATGCAACTTGTAAAATGTTTGGCATTCCATCGTCATTTGTCTTGCCATCTATTGCAAGTCCGGTTGCCGTTTCTAATAAGTTGTCGGTGTCCATTGCCGGCTGAACTTTCCAATTTACTATCGTCTTTCCATCTGTGTCGTTCCACATCGAGTGAACTTTGTTTATTGGAATATGCAAAGTGTCACCTTGTATTAAAATCTTTAGTTGTCCGTCCATACGAACCGTTAGTTGTCCTGATAAAACTGTGAAATCCTCAACCTGGAATGGATGATAGTGTGCCGCAGGTTCTTTAGAGTGAGAATTGTACGTTGCCTCCATCTCTAACATTTTTCCATCAGTGTCTTTAGCAGTTTGCAGAAACTTAATGTCCTGTCCTGTTTTTGGATTACTGATTTGTTTGTTCTTAAAAGCCATCTTTCAATGCATCTGTTTAGGTTACAAATTTAGTTTTTTGTCTGTTCGTTTTGCACTGCCTGCTGATGTTTGCACAGTCGCGATATCAGTGCAGCTAACCTATTTTCTGCGCTGTCATCATATCAACTAACCGGACTTCCTGGCGAACTTGTTTCGGCATCCTTTCATATCCAATCACAGCTGGCACCAATATCATCATTGGCTAATTTCCGGTCGTTCAGCATTGAAGCATCACAATGCCCTGTATACTGCAACAGTTTCGGATAAATTTCCGCGGATTCAAAACAGCAACACCGCGCATACCTTGATATAAATCATACCTGGTAAAAGCCGCCGGTTCTAATTTTACATTGGCGATAATCAATGATGATATCGCCGGTAAATTATTATTGAGCAAATTGAAATTGTATGAAATATACTTTTTCATTGTTGATCATGCTGGCTTTTGCAGCGATCAATGCCGTGCATAGTATTGCACAGGCGCCGGTCATTGACTGGCAAAAATGTCTCGGTGGCAGCGGTAATGACTATGGATACTTTATTCAACAAACAGCCGGCGGTGGATTTATCATCGCCGGAATAGCCGGTTCTGTGGATGGTGATGTAACCGGCAAGCACGATGCCGAGGATTACTGGATGATAAGGCTTTCTTCCGCAGGCAATATCGAATGGCAAAAAACACTGGGAGGTAACGGATATGACTATGCATTTTCAGTTCAGCAGACAACGGACGGTGGATTTATAGCGGCCGGCCTTACCACATCCGTTGATGGTGATGTAACAGGCAATCATGGATCTGAAGATGCATGGGTGGTAAAACTGGATGCTTCCGGTAACATCACCTGGCAACATGCATATGGTGGCAGCAACTATGATGGACTGTTTGCCATTCAGCAATCGGGCGATGACGGTTACATTGCTGCCGGCTATTCAGCTTCAGCTGATGGTGATGTTACCGTGAATCATGGTGACCTGGATTGCTGGGTTATTAAAATTGACAACGAAGGCAACCTGCAATGGCAAAAAAGCCTGGGCGGCAGCATGCAGGATAGGGCCTACTCAATTCTTGTAATTCCCGAAGATGGTTTTATGATGGCCGGCACTACCGCATCATCCAATGGTGATGTAACCCTGCAACACGGTGCAGAAGATTACTGGCTGGTGAAACTCGATAACAGCGGCAATATGGAATGGCAGAAAACTTATGGCGGTGCGGACAACGATGGCTTGCATTCCATCAGCCAGGCCGGTGAAAATGGATATGTCTTCACCGGCTATTCCGGATCGAACAGTGGTGATGTAACCGGGAATCACGGATCCTACGACTACTGGACGGTACGCACCGATGCAACCGGCAATATTTTATGGCAACAATCGCTCGGCGGCAGCGGAGATGACGAAGCATGGGCTGTAAGTCCGGCAAATGATGGCGGATTTATCGTTGCAGGCAATTCCATTTCCAGTGATGGCGATGTTACAGGGAATCACGGCTCACAGGATTACTGGCTGGTGAAGTTATCAGCAGAAGGCAGTATGGAGTGGCAAGGTTGCTATGGCGGAACCGATATGGATAATGCAACTTCCGCTGTGCAAACCGCTGATGCCGGCTATGTGCTGGCAGGATCAACTTCATCATTCAACGGTAATGTTGCAGGCAATCATGGCTACACTGATGTCTGGATCGTACGGCTTGACGCTGTAACCGGTATCAGTGAGCCATCTTTAACGACCGGCAGCCTGCTGGTGTATCCCAATCCACTCAGTAATGCGTCCACCGTTTCATTTTCCCTGAAAAGGAAGAGCGTGGTGGAATTGTCGCTTTATGACTTAACAGGTAGAGAAATTCAACGGTTACTGCATGAAAATTTAGCTGCAGGCACACACTGCCTGCTCCTTGATAAAGTGAAACAGCCCGCAGGAATTTACCTGTTGCGGCTGAGTATTGATGGTGAATCATTGGTTCAAAAAATTGAAGTTCAATAAGGTGAAAATGCTGTTGGCGGTGCCTCCTGATTTTGGTTGATGATCAGGGCGCGAAAATGATGAGTACCGGGTAAGGCATCCATATACCATGCATTAACCTGTAATTGCACCCATCGAATCAGTACTAAAGTTCCGCTTCGCTGAAACGCTGTACAAAACAAGCATCATATCATGATCACTTGTCTTTTTTCATTCCTGCTTTTTATACATGGCTGCATTCACCTGGCAGGCTTTGCGAAAGGAACAGGCATCGCAAAAGTCGCTGCCATCCAGTCCGGCATATCAAAAGGTGCAGGTTTATTATGGTTGCTGACGGCGTTGTTAATGATCATTTCATCCATCAGCGTACTGGCCGGCATGCAGCATTGGTGGATCACCGCTGTGCCGGCTGCGCTGCTTTCACAGCTGTTGATCTTCAATGCCTGGAAAGATGCAAAGTTTGGAACAGCAGCGAATGTGATCATTCTTCTGGCCGCATTACTTGCCGGGACGGATTTTTGAAAATCAGTTTCACAGTGATGTCAACGCTGAGCTTCAGCAATCTTCAGCTGTTCTATCATCCGTACTGACGTAAGCTGACCTTCAGACATTACCCGCACCTGTGCAAGGCTGCCTGCGGCATGCCGGTGTTGTGAACAAGCCAAAGGTGAAGAATGCCCGTATTGAATCTGATGGTGAAATGCGCGCAAAGGAAAAAGCTATTTCCCGTTCACCTCCGTACAGCATAATTTTTTCACGCATCCTTCACGTTTGTCTTTTATGCGAGCAGGCATGCCGGGCCTTCCGGTATATGGCTATCATCACCATGCAGCCGGCACTGCCACAATAAACATCAGGCTTTTGGGATTTTTCACGGTCTTGCATCAGGAAGGCGACACCATGAATAAAGCAGAAACTGCTACACTTTTTAATGACATGTGCCTGCCGGCACCTGCCACCTTAATTGACCAAAGGATTCACCGGGCTATGCTGCATGACAGCACCGTACGCGGTACCTTCACCAATGGCAATATCATTGTTTCGGCTGTGCTGTATTTCGGTGAAGACGGCAAGCCGGTAAATTATATTTCCGGCGATCACACGGATGTAGCAGACATGTGTCAAGATCCATGATACCGGAAACCCTATGACGCCCAAGCAACTTCCAACTGACGAGCATTGAACAAACTTTTTTTGACGCACATGGACCACAACCGACACTGTTCTAATGCCAACGCTTCAAAAAATAAATTCGTAAAAATCCCTCCCACTCAACGCTCAAAACACATTTTCATTTTTTTTGCAACCGCACTAAAACCCAACCCAGAAAAAAAATGAAAGAGTGCTTTCTCCAACGCTTTGTTCTATCCAAATCCTACCTTTGAATACTTTTTTAAAAACAATAATTTAGAGGAAGCATATGCCAAAGATTTACGACAACATAAAGAACCATTTAACGCACGGACTTAACGAATCCATGCAGCATTCAAAGCGAACGGACTTTTGTGTTGGTTATTTTTATTTAAGCGGTTGGAAACAGGTTGCTGAAAAGGTTGACAGTTTAGAAGGCGACACAGTTGTTGAAAAAACAACCGATGTTCACAGATATTGCCGCTTGCTTGTAGGCATGAACAAATCTCCGCTTGAAAGTATTCGTGAACATTTTGCAAAGCGTGATGACGAAGTTGATTTACAACAAGGCGACATTCCACCACTGAAAAAAAAGTTAGCACAACAATTCAAAGAGCAGTTGACAGTTGGAACACCAACTGATGCTGACGAAAAAGCATTGCGGAAACTCAGTCAGCAAATGAAGGACAACAAAGTTGTTGTCAAACTTCACTTGCGACATGCACTTCATGCGAAACTTTATTTGTGCTATCAGAAAGAACGCAGCCGAGTGGAAGGTTTTGTTGGCAGCAGCAACCTTACATTATCAGGACTTTCAAAACAAGGCGAACTGAATGTTGATGTGTTGGAGCAAGATGCAGCAATCAAACTTTCAGAATGGTTTGACGATAGATGGAACGACCGTTGGTGCATTGACATCACACAGGAGTTAATTGAAATCATAGACAACAGTTGGGCAGCAGACCGTTTACTTTCGCCTTACCATATTTATTTGAAGATGGCTTATCATCTTTCACAAGAGGCAAGAGCAGGTTTGAATGAATACAGTTTGCCTGCAATTTTTCAGAAAGAACTTTTGGACTTTCAGCAAGCGGCAGTAAAAATTGCAGCAAAGAAATTAGACAAGCGTGACGGAGTTTTCATTGGTGATGTAGTGGGATTAGGAAAAACAATTACCGCTTGTGCATTGGCAAAAATGTTTGAGGAAAACTACTTCTACTCTACTCTCATCATTTGCCCACCGAATATTATTCCGATGTGGAAAGATTACATTGAACGATACGACCTGAAAGCACAAGTGCTTTCAGTCGGTTCAGTTCAATCGCAGTTGGGTGACTTGAAAAGATTTCGCTTAGTAATCATAGATGAAAGCCACAACTTGCGAAACGACCAGGGAAGCCGTTACAGAGCAATCAAAAATTATCTGGACGAAAACGAAAGCAAAGTGATTTTGCTTTCAGCAACTCCTTACAACAAATCGTTTATTGATTTGTCAAATCAGCTTCGCTTATTTATTCAGGACGACAAAGATTTAGGCATCAGCCCAGAGAGATACATCAGTGATTTAGGCGGACAAGTAAAGTTTATGGAAAAACATTCTGAAACTTTTATCCGAAGTATTAAAGCATTTGAGTGGAGTTTATTTTCTGACGACTGGAGAGAGTTGATGCGTTTGTATATGGTTCGCAGAACAAGAAGTTTCATAAAAAACAATTATGGAATCACTGACACAGCAACAGGAAAAATCGGATTGAAATTTCCTGACGGACATTTTGAAGCATTCCCCGAAAGAGTTCCGAAGAAAGTTGAATTTGAATTTGACCCCGACAACAAAAAAGATATTTACGCTAAGCTCTATTCTCAAAACATAGTTGACAGCATCAACAAACTTGAACTTGCACGATATGGACTAAAAAATTATTTGGAGAAAGCACCATCAGCAAATCCAACTGAAAAAGAAAAAGTAATCATGGCAAATCTTTCACGGGCAGGTAAACGCCTGATGGGATTTTGCAGAACAAATCTCTTCAAACGATTAGAGAGCAGTGGATATTCTTTTCTGCTTTCGTTAAGCAGACACATCTTGCGGAATTATGTTTTCGCTTATGCTATAGAAAATAATTTGCCGTTGCCCATTGGAAAAAACATTTCTCAAAACTTGGATGAGTTTTTAGAAGACAGCGACACAGACGGAAATGAGAATGAACTCAAATTAATTCTGAATCCCGAAACCTATTTGCAGAACGCTGCAAAGCTTTACCAAGCATTCAAGAGTCCTGCAATGGAAAAACAATTTGACTGGATAAGAGCAGATTTTTTTTCAAACACACTTACACAAACTTTAATCAGCGATGGAAATAAAATTATTGAGATTCTGAAAATCGGAAAAGAGTGGACAGCAGAACAGGACAGAAAACTAAATGCACTTTACGAATTGCTTTCTAAAAAACACAAGAACGAAAAAGTTTTGGTGTTCACACAATTTGCCGACACTGCAAATTATCTCTCCGAAAATTTGAAAGAAAGAGGAATCACAAAAATGGAATGTGTAACAGGAGACAACGAAAACCCTACTGCACTTGCAAATCGTTTCAGTCCAATCAGCAATAAGAAACAAACCAATCAAGACCTCAGAGTTTTAATTGCAACCGATGTGTTGAGTGAAGGACAAAACTTGCAGGATGCACACATTGTTCTCAATTACGATTTGCCTTGGGCAATCATTCGCCTCATACAGCGTGCAGGACGGGTTGACCGTATCGGACAGAAAGCAGAAAAGATTTTGTGTTATTCTTTTTTACCTGAAGATGGAATTGAACGCATCATTAATTTGAGAGGTAGATTAAGAAACCGCATCGGACAAAATGCAGAAGTAGTTGGAAGCGATGAAGTTTTTTTTGATGGAGACCCCATCAACATTGCAGATT includes:
- a CDS encoding T9SS type A sorting domain-containing protein, giving the protein MIRFLLLITLLPFISSKLFAQDFEWAIKQSGTDFESVFQVAEDTAGNIYEIGSFWGLVDFNPSTATFFLTSAGLTDNFICKLDPTGGFEWAKRVGSTGSESGTNICIGGNNTVYTGGKFQNTVDFDPSPATHNLVSAGIDDAFIAAYSANGNYGWAAKFGGTGTDYITGLTEKDGFIYATGYFQGTVDFNPGTGIYNLTATGPDATFILKLDDNGNFVWAKSISGSSSTLSFDLDVDDLGNVITGGEFWGTCDFDPGNGTQSMSAFAFGSDAFLLQLDADGNYGWVDVFSGEQDEWVNSIDIGNNGSIGVSGVFQGTMDFDPGSGTFNLISHGGYDLFALRLHGGDGSLQWAVSAGGTFNEQAGELDVASYGDYYISGAFSGTVDFDPGAGVFNLTDPGISSIFYLRLDSGGNFVNAYGFGSTLSSSIGHSIHADDEGRITLAGAFEQTIDFNPGTPVFNLASSLGTSDCFVQQMSVCLTRYAEVNTAICSGDSIFAGGAYQKTPGTYIDNLLTPKGCDSIVTTNLSVLPNSVTLLTDTFCEGDVYLFQGSVLDSAGIYTAHLPAENGCDSAITLSLGMYQRYDVIVYDSICEGSTYLFNGLEITEAGTYTADLFAITGCDSTVTLMLSMLPGYDTLLEATICEGSTYFFNGAEISTEGTYIAQLHSVNGCDSTITLTLQVLPLQLTEFYDSICEGETILFNGTELDAGGDYSFTVAGSNGCDSTVTLHLTATVINASVTISNDTLFATGNGSVQWIFCESGLPVPDADQPVFVPGFAGNFAAVFTNGNCTDTTACSYYTALPEQQHDFYVALFPNPASEKVTLWLRNYTGPVNLTLRNVIGEVLLQTEFISKTEISLQQVPAGLYFLYLSGNGMKALEKLVIEQ
- a CDS encoding cupin domain-containing protein, whose translation is MAFKNKQISNPKTGQDIKFLQTAKDTDGKMLEMEATYNSHSKEPAAHYHPFQVEDFTVLSGQLTVRMDGQLKILIQGDTLHIPINKVHSMWNDTDGKTIVNWKVQPAMDTDNLLETATGLAIDGKTNDDGMPNILQVALMANKYSDVFRLSKPPFAVQKILFIILTPFSYLFGYRPTYKKYLD
- a CDS encoding T9SS type A sorting domain-containing protein; amino-acid sequence: MKYTFSLLIMLAFAAINAVHSIAQAPVIDWQKCLGGSGNDYGYFIQQTAGGGFIIAGIAGSVDGDVTGKHDAEDYWMIRLSSAGNIEWQKTLGGNGYDYAFSVQQTTDGGFIAAGLTTSVDGDVTGNHGSEDAWVVKLDASGNITWQHAYGGSNYDGLFAIQQSGDDGYIAAGYSASADGDVTVNHGDLDCWVIKIDNEGNLQWQKSLGGSMQDRAYSILVIPEDGFMMAGTTASSNGDVTLQHGAEDYWLVKLDNSGNMEWQKTYGGADNDGLHSISQAGENGYVFTGYSGSNSGDVTGNHGSYDYWTVRTDATGNILWQQSLGGSGDDEAWAVSPANDGGFIVAGNSISSDGDVTGNHGSQDYWLVKLSAEGSMEWQGCYGGTDMDNATSAVQTADAGYVLAGSTSSFNGNVAGNHGYTDVWIVRLDAVTGISEPSLTTGSLLVYPNPLSNASTVSFSLKRKSVVELSLYDLTGREIQRLLHENLAAGTHCLLLDKVKQPAGIYLLRLSIDGESLVQKIEVQ
- a CDS encoding DEAD/DEAH box helicase family protein, whose protein sequence is MPKIYDNIKNHLTHGLNESMQHSKRTDFCVGYFYLSGWKQVAEKVDSLEGDTVVEKTTDVHRYCRLLVGMNKSPLESIREHFAKRDDEVDLQQGDIPPLKKKLAQQFKEQLTVGTPTDADEKALRKLSQQMKDNKVVVKLHLRHALHAKLYLCYQKERSRVEGFVGSSNLTLSGLSKQGELNVDVLEQDAAIKLSEWFDDRWNDRWCIDITQELIEIIDNSWAADRLLSPYHIYLKMAYHLSQEARAGLNEYSLPAIFQKELLDFQQAAVKIAAKKLDKRDGVFIGDVVGLGKTITACALAKMFEENYFYSTLIICPPNIIPMWKDYIERYDLKAQVLSVGSVQSQLGDLKRFRLVIIDESHNLRNDQGSRYRAIKNYLDENESKVILLSATPYNKSFIDLSNQLRLFIQDDKDLGISPERYISDLGGQVKFMEKHSETFIRSIKAFEWSLFSDDWRELMRLYMVRRTRSFIKNNYGITDTATGKIGLKFPDGHFEAFPERVPKKVEFEFDPDNKKDIYAKLYSQNIVDSINKLELARYGLKNYLEKAPSANPTEKEKVIMANLSRAGKRLMGFCRTNLFKRLESSGYSFLLSLSRHILRNYVFAYAIENNLPLPIGKNISQNLDEFLEDSDTDGNENELKLILNPETYLQNAAKLYQAFKSPAMEKQFDWIRADFFSNTLTQTLISDGNKIIEILKIGKEWTAEQDRKLNALYELLSKKHKNEKVLVFTQFADTANYLSENLKERGITKMECVTGDNENPTALANRFSPISNKKQTNQDLRVLIATDVLSEGQNLQDAHIVLNYDLPWAIIRLIQRAGRVDRIGQKAEKILCYSFLPEDGIERIINLRGRLRNRIGQNAEVVGSDEVFFDGDPINIADLYNEKSGMLDEDETDTEVDLSSYAFQIWANAIKEDASLKKLIPDLPNVVYATKHNTFEPEKEGVIIYTRTHEENDVLAWLSNKGNILTQSQLTILKAAECTKETEPKYKLENHHEIVKTGIDFIREDERNTGSSLGKKTGVKYKTYTRLKNFCDENEGTLFVNEALKKAVDDILNFPMKEFAKDTINRHLKSGIGDDELASLVVSLRDEDKLCIVNPDEQPLKEPHIICSLGLTNN